A genome region from Flavobacterium sp. includes the following:
- a CDS encoding glycosyl hydrolase 115 family protein, protein MCLKIKTSYLILSLFLIGLSTKLYAINPEKYVVNQASAENFPLVSKGKTASIWVDDKDYAGVLKVTGHLENDIFNVSDLHSKRIKKISEAEHFVVIIGTLGKSELINQLVKKGKIDAAELQGKWEKFTTQIVENPFKGIKKALVIAGSDKRGTIYGIYELSNQIGVSPWYYWADVPVKKQSELHVLPGIHSQGEPKVKYRGIFINDEAPALTGWAFEKFGGFNSKFYDKVFELILRMKGNYLWPAMWGKMFYVEDPENAVLADEYGIVMGTSHHEPLTRAHAEWGKANGKWDFNTNSEALIKFWKDGIKRMENKETIVTIGMRGDGDEPMTEGTAIELLENIVKKQRNIIAEVTKKPTEETPQMWALYKEVQDYYDKGMTVPDDVTLLLCDDNWGNIRKLPELNSKSRKGGYGIYYHYDYVGGPRNYKWINTNQIERVWEQMDLAYQYGIDKIWIVNVGDIKPMEFPIEFFLDMAWNPEKFNAENLQNYYVNWAKENFDNQFTDEIAEILKLYTKYNSRRKPELLDAKTYSITNYNEADKVVADYQKLVEKANSINKKLKPEYKDAFYQLVLFPVLASSNLNELYVATAKNHLYAEQGNPIANEYAEKVKMLFEKDSLLTNYYHTKVANGKWNHMMSQTHIGYDNWQQPDKNVIPKTKKIAPAVQAVKVITAEEILKKETSISKKQDLAQAHGFIENDGYISIESKNYSKAINSDLVKWTIILNLGKTDSGITIKPSNIQPIEISEQSPRLDYNVHFFSKGKIKVYAYFSPTINFKKDDGLKYGIAFDNEKPQIMNLNADSSEKAWAESVANNIKIITSTHQIEKAGNHVLKFYAVDPALVLQKIVIETEEGKVLESYLGPPESFRKE, encoded by the coding sequence ATGTGTTTAAAAATTAAAACTTCATACTTAATCCTATCACTTTTCCTCATCGGATTAAGCACAAAATTGTATGCGATAAATCCAGAGAAATATGTAGTAAATCAGGCTTCCGCCGAAAACTTTCCTTTAGTTTCAAAAGGAAAAACAGCTTCGATTTGGGTTGACGACAAAGATTATGCAGGAGTTTTAAAAGTAACAGGACATTTAGAAAATGACATTTTTAACGTTTCAGATTTACATTCAAAAAGAATTAAAAAGATTTCAGAAGCAGAACATTTCGTGGTTATTATTGGAACACTTGGAAAAAGTGAACTTATAAATCAATTAGTCAAAAAAGGAAAAATTGATGCAGCCGAACTTCAGGGAAAATGGGAAAAATTTACCACACAAATTGTCGAAAATCCGTTTAAAGGAATTAAAAAAGCGTTGGTAATTGCAGGTTCAGATAAAAGAGGAACTATTTACGGAATCTATGAATTGTCTAATCAAATTGGAGTTTCGCCTTGGTATTATTGGGCAGATGTTCCAGTTAAGAAACAATCAGAATTACATGTTTTGCCCGGAATTCATTCGCAGGGAGAACCAAAAGTAAAATACAGAGGAATTTTTATAAATGATGAAGCTCCTGCACTTACAGGTTGGGCATTCGAGAAATTTGGCGGATTTAATTCGAAATTTTACGACAAAGTTTTTGAATTAATTCTCCGAATGAAAGGCAATTATTTATGGCCGGCTATGTGGGGCAAAATGTTTTATGTTGAAGATCCAGAAAATGCTGTGTTAGCTGATGAATATGGAATTGTAATGGGAACTTCGCATCATGAACCGTTAACAAGAGCGCATGCCGAATGGGGAAAAGCAAACGGTAAATGGGATTTCAATACCAATTCGGAAGCTTTGATTAAGTTTTGGAAAGACGGAATTAAACGAATGGAAAATAAAGAAACCATCGTAACGATCGGAATGCGTGGCGACGGCGACGAACCCATGACAGAAGGAACGGCAATTGAATTATTAGAAAATATCGTAAAAAAGCAAAGAAATATTATTGCAGAAGTCACGAAAAAACCTACCGAAGAAACTCCGCAAATGTGGGCGCTTTACAAAGAAGTTCAGGATTATTATGACAAGGGAATGACTGTTCCTGATGATGTTACACTTTTATTATGTGATGACAATTGGGGAAATATTCGCAAACTTCCAGAACTTAATTCGAAATCAAGAAAAGGCGGTTACGGTATTTATTATCATTACGATTATGTTGGCGGTCCGAGAAATTACAAATGGATTAACACGAACCAAATCGAACGTGTTTGGGAACAAATGGATTTAGCGTATCAATATGGTATCGATAAAATCTGGATTGTAAATGTAGGCGATATCAAACCAATGGAATTTCCCATCGAGTTCTTTCTTGACATGGCGTGGAATCCTGAAAAGTTTAATGCTGAAAATCTACAAAATTATTATGTGAATTGGGCAAAAGAGAATTTTGACAATCAGTTTACAGATGAAATTGCTGAAATTTTGAAATTATACACAAAATACAATTCCCGAAGAAAACCCGAATTATTAGATGCTAAAACGTATAGTATCACCAATTATAACGAAGCAGATAAAGTTGTTGCAGATTATCAAAAATTGGTTGAAAAAGCCAATTCGATAAACAAAAAATTGAAACCAGAGTATAAAGATGCTTTTTATCAGCTCGTTTTGTTTCCTGTTTTGGCGAGCTCGAATTTAAATGAATTGTATGTTGCAACGGCTAAAAATCACTTATATGCAGAACAAGGAAATCCGATTGCAAATGAGTATGCTGAAAAAGTAAAAATGTTATTTGAAAAAGATAGTCTGTTGACGAATTATTATCATACTAAAGTGGCGAATGGAAAATGGAATCACATGATGTCGCAAACGCATATTGGTTATGATAATTGGCAGCAGCCGGATAAAAATGTGATTCCGAAAACAAAGAAAATTGCGCCTGCAGTTCAAGCGGTAAAAGTGATTACCGCTGAAGAGATTTTAAAAAAAGAGACATCAATTAGTAAAAAACAAGATTTAGCTCAAGCTCATGGTTTTATTGAGAACGACGGTTATATTTCAATAGAAAGTAAAAATTATTCTAAAGCCATAAATTCAGATTTAGTAAAATGGACGATAATTCTGAATCTTGGTAAAACAGATTCTGGAATAACAATCAAACCTTCAAATATTCAGCCGATTGAAATTTCAGAACAATCTCCAAGATTAGATTACAATGTTCATTTTTTTAGTAAAGGAAAAATAAAAGTATACGCTTATTTTTCGCCAACAATCAATTTTAAAAAAGATGACGGATTAAAATACGGAATTGCTTTTGATAATGAAAAACCGCAAATAATGAACCTTAACGCAGATTCATCCGAAAAAGCCTGGGCAGAATCTGTTGCGAATAATATTAAAATAATAACATCAACGCATCAAATTGAAAAAGCAGGAAATCATGTTTTAAAATTTTATGCCGTAGATCCGGCTTTGGTGCTTCAGAAAATTGTAATTGAAACCGAAGAGGGAAAAGTTTTGGAGTCGTATTTGGGTCCGCCGGAGAGTTTTAGGAAGGAATAA
- a CDS encoding endo-1,4-beta-xylanase, whose protein sequence is MKFIKPYLFAVTSLLTISCTSQKETASLKDAYKNDFYIGTALSAEQIEEKNKKEDSLIRKEFNAITPENIMKSMFTHPQKDKYDFALSDKFVAYGEKNKMFIHGHTLIWHSQLAPWMEKIADSTEMKAFMKDHITTIVSKYKGRINSWDVVNEALNEDGTLRQSIFLKTLGEKYLVDAFKLAEKADPKVELYYNDYNIEETAKRAGAIALIKKIKAEGGKVDGVGIQGHWRLQSPSIEEIEKSILEYSALGIKVAFTELDITVLPNPWDLKGADVNQNFEGSEKMNPYPKALPDSIQNKLAERYESIFKLFLKHKDKISRVTFWGVHDGQSWLNDWPIKGRTNYPLPFDKQLKHKPAYDSILKLKESKE, encoded by the coding sequence ATGAAATTTATAAAACCTTATTTATTTGCCGTCACGAGCTTGCTGACCATAAGCTGTACTTCGCAAAAAGAAACCGCATCGTTAAAAGACGCTTATAAAAATGATTTCTACATCGGAACCGCTTTAAGTGCTGAGCAAATCGAAGAAAAAAACAAAAAAGAAGATTCTCTGATTCGAAAAGAATTTAATGCAATTACGCCGGAAAACATTATGAAATCAATGTTTACACATCCGCAAAAGGATAAATACGATTTTGCTTTATCAGATAAATTTGTGGCGTATGGTGAGAAAAATAAAATGTTTATTCACGGACATACTTTAATCTGGCATAGTCAATTAGCGCCATGGATGGAAAAAATTGCCGACAGCACAGAAATGAAAGCGTTTATGAAAGATCATATCACGACAATAGTTTCTAAATACAAAGGCAGAATCAATTCGTGGGATGTTGTAAATGAAGCTTTAAACGAAGACGGAACTTTGAGACAATCCATTTTTTTGAAAACACTTGGCGAAAAATATCTGGTTGATGCTTTCAAACTGGCAGAAAAAGCTGACCCAAAAGTGGAGTTATATTACAACGATTATAATATCGAAGAAACCGCAAAAAGAGCAGGAGCAATTGCTTTAATCAAAAAAATAAAAGCAGAAGGAGGAAAAGTTGACGGCGTTGGCATTCAGGGACACTGGCGATTGCAAAGTCCATCGATTGAAGAAATTGAAAAAAGTATTTTAGAATATTCGGCATTAGGAATTAAAGTTGCTTTTACAGAATTGGATATTACCGTTTTACCAAATCCGTGGGATTTAAAAGGAGCAGATGTAAACCAGAATTTTGAAGGAAGCGAAAAAATGAATCCGTATCCAAAAGCGTTGCCGGATTCTATTCAAAACAAACTTGCAGAACGTTATGAATCGATTTTTAAGCTATTTTTAAAACATAAAGATAAAATCAGCAGAGTTACATTTTGGGGTGTTCATGACGGACAATCGTGGCTGAACGACTGGCCGATAAAAGGCAGAACCAATTATCCGCTTCCGTTTGATAAGCAATTAAAACATAAACCAGCTTACGACAGTATCTTAAAGTTGAAAGAAAGTAAAGAATAA
- a CDS encoding MFS transporter, with amino-acid sequence MSNISQKLSIKEKIGYSLGDLAANLVFQTLMTYLAYFYTDIYGLSPTDSSIIMLIVGLIAAFIFNPIIGVLADRTSTKWGKFRPWILLTAIPLGVVALLAFSTPDFSYKGKVIYAVVTYTLLLLFYAGNNLPYSALSGVITGDMGERNSMSSYRFVAVMFAQFFVQVFMLGIIKSAGNGDKAVGIEKVMTALAIIGTIMLLITFLTTKERIIPKPEQKSSVKEDLSDLIKNRPWIIMLSLTTLVFVTLAMKGGSYVYYFENYVDKNKLAIFIQPILDFLTNIGLNHFGNDPVSAGFGLFNAGGIIFMIVGITLSKNLADKYGKRNVFRLFLFISTLFIIAFYFFPSTSIGLIFFSQILHGFFYGITIPILWAMIADVADYSEWLNNRRATAIIFSAMMVGLKTGLSIGGALTTLFLGYFHYIPNSPAQSETAVNGIKLLVSIFPAIPFLIGAGLLFFYKINKEMEVQIETELKERRT; translated from the coding sequence ATGAGTAACATTTCACAAAAATTATCCATTAAAGAAAAAATTGGATACAGCTTAGGAGACTTAGCCGCAAATCTGGTTTTTCAGACTTTGATGACCTATCTGGCGTATTTCTACACCGATATTTACGGATTATCGCCAACAGATTCTTCCATCATCATGTTGATTGTTGGATTAATTGCCGCTTTTATTTTTAATCCGATCATTGGGGTTTTGGCAGACAGAACCAGTACAAAATGGGGAAAATTCAGACCGTGGATTTTATTGACTGCAATTCCGCTTGGAGTAGTGGCATTATTAGCCTTTTCAACTCCCGATTTCTCGTATAAAGGAAAAGTAATTTATGCTGTTGTAACGTATACTTTATTACTTCTTTTTTATGCCGGAAACAATCTGCCGTATTCTGCTTTAAGTGGTGTTATTACAGGCGATATGGGCGAAAGAAACAGTATGTCATCCTATCGATTTGTAGCGGTGATGTTTGCTCAGTTTTTCGTTCAGGTTTTTATGCTTGGCATTATTAAAAGTGCCGGAAACGGAGATAAAGCAGTCGGAATTGAAAAAGTAATGACAGCCTTGGCGATTATAGGCACTATTATGCTTTTAATTACATTTTTAACTACGAAAGAAAGGATCATTCCAAAACCAGAACAAAAGTCAAGTGTCAAAGAAGACTTAAGCGATTTAATAAAAAACAGACCCTGGATAATCATGCTTTCACTTACGACGTTGGTTTTTGTGACTTTGGCAATGAAAGGCGGCTCGTATGTATATTATTTTGAGAATTATGTTGATAAGAATAAATTGGCAATTTTCATTCAGCCTATTTTGGATTTTCTAACCAATATCGGATTGAATCATTTTGGAAATGATCCTGTTTCAGCAGGTTTTGGTTTATTCAATGCGGGCGGAATTATTTTTATGATTGTTGGTATTACATTGTCTAAAAACTTGGCCGACAAATACGGAAAAAGAAATGTTTTTCGCCTGTTTTTATTCATATCAACTTTATTCATTATCGCTTTTTATTTCTTTCCGTCAACATCAATAGGATTGATATTTTTCTCCCAAATCTTACACGGATTTTTCTACGGAATCACAATTCCAATTCTTTGGGCAATGATTGCCGATGTTGCCGATTATTCAGAATGGCTCAACAATCGTCGTGCAACAGCAATTATATTTTCAGCAATGATGGTTGGGCTAAAAACGGGATTAAGTATTGGAGGCGCTTTAACCACTTTATTTTTGGGCTATTTCCATTATATTCCAAATTCACCAGCTCAGTCAGAAACAGCTGTAAACGGCATCAAATTACTAGTAAGTATTTTCCCTGCAATCCCTTTTTTAATTGGAGCCGGATTGCTGTTTTTCTATAAAATCAACAAAGAAATGGAAGTGCAGATCGAAACAGAACTAAAAGAAAGAAGAACTTAA
- a CDS encoding glycoside hydrolase family 43 protein, with amino-acid sequence MPEDSIEHINFEEINDLAISKPLVSHIYTADPSAHVFNGKIYIYPSHDIDAGIPFNDNGDHFGMEDYHVFSMETITSEVVDNGVALHVKDVTWAEKQMWAPDAAHKNGKYYLYFPAKRANGIFQIGVAVGDAPEGPFVPQPDAIKGSYSIDPAVFEDEDGKHYIYFGGIWGGQLQKYRNNKYDENNAEPLAGEKALGPIVALLRDDMLEFAEEPREIQILDEKGNVLLADDNNRRFFEASWVHKYNGKYYFSYSTGDTHFICYAIGDNPYGPFTYQGRILNPVIGWTSHHSICEVEGEWYLFYHDSSLSKGVTHLRSMKVTKIDYLEDGSIITIDPYGIRRLID; translated from the coding sequence ATGCCTGAAGATAGCATTGAACACATTAATTTTGAGGAAATTAATGACCTGGCGATTTCGAAGCCTTTAGTATCCCATATTTACACAGCCGATCCTTCGGCGCATGTATTCAACGGGAAAATTTACATTTATCCGTCGCACGACATAGATGCGGGAATTCCGTTTAATGACAATGGAGATCATTTCGGGATGGAAGATTATCACGTTTTTTCGATGGAAACTATAACTTCTGAAGTGGTTGATAATGGAGTAGCGCTTCATGTAAAAGATGTAACATGGGCCGAAAAGCAAATGTGGGCACCGGATGCAGCACATAAAAACGGAAAGTATTATTTGTATTTCCCTGCCAAACGAGCTAACGGAATTTTCCAGATTGGCGTTGCAGTAGGAGATGCGCCAGAAGGACCATTTGTGCCTCAGCCCGACGCTATAAAAGGAAGTTACAGCATTGATCCTGCGGTTTTTGAAGATGAAGACGGTAAACACTATATTTATTTTGGCGGAATCTGGGGCGGACAGCTTCAAAAATACCGTAACAATAAATACGATGAAAACAATGCAGAACCTTTAGCGGGAGAAAAAGCTCTGGGGCCAATTGTAGCTTTACTTCGTGATGATATGCTTGAATTTGCCGAAGAACCAAGAGAAATCCAGATTTTGGATGAAAAAGGAAATGTGCTTTTGGCAGATGATAATAACCGTCGTTTTTTTGAAGCTTCGTGGGTTCATAAATACAACGGAAAATATTATTTCTCTTATTCAACAGGCGACACGCATTTTATTTGTTATGCTATTGGCGACAATCCGTATGGACCGTTTACGTATCAGGGAAGAATTTTAAATCCTGTTATTGGCTGGACATCGCATCATTCAATTTGTGAAGTCGAAGGCGAATGGTATTTGTTTTATCACGATTCGAGTTTGTCAAAAGGCGTAACGCATTTGCGAAGCATGAAAGTAACTAAAATTGATTATTTAGAAGATGGTTCTATTATAACGATTGACCCTTACGGAATAAGAAGATTAATAGATTAA
- a CDS encoding GntR family transcriptional regulator, which produces MLKEEEKFEFIINHESDIPKYQQLVDGITNAIAENILQKGDLLPSVNIICKTYQLSRDTVFKAYTILKDQNTIESVPNKGYYVAGETRKVLLVLDTFKAYKEVLYHSFVNNLPDNVITDVQFHHYNIDVFKTIINNGIGKYYKYVVMNFDHKDIAPALSAISKDKLLLIDWNIQADKSYNYVFQDFGKAFYESLTEAADLFKKYKKIQFVYPDFTNHPWETVEYFKKFCADFGFEYDLITDPKKFNIEKGIAYISVSDRILGYFLEQCKDKDYEPGKDVGFLSYNETPMKKFIYKGISVVSTDFKELGTKAAAFITHDEETKCYVPTKLIIRESL; this is translated from the coding sequence ATGCTAAAAGAAGAAGAAAAATTTGAGTTTATAATCAATCACGAAAGTGATATTCCGAAGTACCAGCAGTTGGTTGATGGAATTACAAATGCCATTGCAGAGAATATTTTACAAAAAGGAGATTTACTTCCGTCAGTAAATATAATCTGCAAAACATATCAGCTTTCGAGAGACACGGTTTTTAAGGCGTATACGATTTTAAAAGACCAAAATACGATTGAATCTGTACCGAATAAAGGTTATTATGTGGCGGGCGAAACAAGGAAAGTGCTTTTGGTTTTAGACACTTTTAAGGCTTATAAAGAAGTTTTGTACCACTCGTTTGTGAATAATCTGCCGGATAATGTAATTACTGATGTGCAGTTTCATCATTATAATATCGATGTTTTTAAAACGATCATCAACAACGGAATCGGGAAGTATTACAAATACGTGGTGATGAATTTTGATCATAAAGATATTGCTCCAGCCTTATCGGCGATTTCAAAAGATAAACTGCTTTTGATAGATTGGAATATTCAGGCAGATAAAAGCTATAATTATGTTTTTCAGGATTTTGGAAAAGCGTTTTATGAGTCATTGACAGAGGCGGCTGATTTGTTTAAGAAGTATAAAAAGATACAATTTGTATATCCGGATTTTACGAATCATCCGTGGGAAACGGTAGAATATTTTAAGAAATTCTGTGCTGATTTTGGTTTTGAATATGATCTGATTACAGACCCGAAAAAGTTCAATATCGAAAAAGGAATTGCTTATATCAGTGTAAGTGACAGGATTTTAGGCTACTTTTTGGAACAGTGCAAAGACAAAGATTATGAACCCGGAAAAGATGTTGGTTTTTTGTCGTACAACGAAACGCCAATGAAGAAATTTATTTATAAAGGAATTTCAGTTGTTTCAACTGATTTTAAAGAATTAGGAACCAAAGCAGCGGCATTTATTACACATGACGAAGAAACGAAGTGTTATGTGCCGACAAAATTAATAATAAGAGAATCATTATAG
- a CDS encoding FGGY-family carbohydrate kinase: protein MYYIGYDIGSSSVKAALVEAETGKKVIVLNEPQNEMEILSIHPDWAEQDPEIWWQHICTATKRAIKEANIDASKIQGIGISYQMHGLVIVDKEGVPLRNSIIWCDSRAVEIGNTAFAEIGEEKCMSHLLNSPGNFTASKLKWVKENEPEVYNKIDKYMLPGDYIALKLTGEVTTTKNGLSEGMLWDYKENKVADWLLEYYEIDTSLTPKIVENFTNQGFVTEKASQESGLPVGIPIVYRAGDQPNNALSLNVLNPGEVAATGGTSGVFYAISEMSSGKSTRVNNFVHVNYELETPRVGKLLNINGAGIQYRWLRNNMGNESYEVMNEKASNIEIGSEGVVVIPFGNGAERMFNNKNIGTHFLNLNLNIHNSAHLFRASLEGIAFSFVYGMECLKDDNATINVIRAGNDNLFRSEIFSNTVATLIGHEIEIYNTTGAVGAARAVGLKDGDYSKFGANVSDNDHVMTFLPLHNKEPYETAYKKWKQELELILTNK from the coding sequence ATGTATTATATCGGTTATGATATTGGAAGTTCTTCTGTCAAGGCAGCCTTGGTAGAAGCAGAAACGGGAAAAAAAGTAATCGTTTTGAATGAACCTCAAAACGAAATGGAAATCCTTTCGATTCACCCGGATTGGGCAGAGCAGGATCCTGAAATCTGGTGGCAGCACATTTGTACCGCAACGAAAAGAGCGATTAAAGAAGCTAATATCGACGCCTCTAAAATTCAGGGAATTGGTATTTCGTATCAAATGCACGGATTGGTGATTGTTGACAAAGAAGGCGTTCCATTACGAAATTCTATTATTTGGTGCGACAGCCGTGCAGTTGAAATTGGGAATACCGCTTTCGCCGAAATTGGAGAAGAGAAATGTATGTCACATTTATTGAATTCGCCAGGAAATTTTACAGCTTCGAAATTAAAATGGGTGAAAGAAAACGAACCCGAAGTTTACAATAAAATTGATAAATACATGCTTCCGGGTGATTATATCGCTTTGAAATTAACAGGCGAAGTAACGACAACTAAAAATGGTTTGTCTGAAGGAATGCTTTGGGATTATAAAGAAAATAAAGTAGCCGATTGGCTTTTAGAATATTACGAAATTGATACATCATTAACTCCAAAAATTGTAGAAAATTTCACGAATCAAGGTTTTGTCACTGAAAAAGCTTCACAAGAATCTGGTCTTCCGGTGGGAATTCCGATTGTTTACAGAGCGGGAGATCAGCCTAATAATGCGCTTTCATTAAATGTATTAAATCCGGGAGAAGTGGCGGCTACGGGCGGAACTTCGGGAGTGTTTTATGCAATAAGCGAAATGTCATCTGGAAAAAGTACAAGAGTAAACAATTTCGTTCACGTAAACTACGAATTGGAAACGCCAAGAGTTGGTAAACTTTTAAATATTAATGGAGCAGGAATTCAGTACAGATGGCTTCGTAACAATATGGGGAACGAAAGTTACGAAGTAATGAATGAAAAAGCTTCTAATATTGAAATTGGTTCAGAAGGCGTTGTTGTGATTCCGTTTGGGAATGGCGCTGAGCGTATGTTCAATAATAAAAATATCGGAACTCATTTTTTAAATCTGAATTTAAATATTCATAATAGTGCGCATTTGTTTAGAGCTTCTCTTGAAGGAATTGCTTTTTCGTTTGTGTACGGAATGGAATGTTTGAAAGATGATAATGCGACGATTAATGTAATTAGAGCCGGAAATGATAATCTTTTCCGTTCGGAGATTTTTTCAAATACTGTGGCAACTTTAATCGGTCATGAAATTGAAATTTACAATACAACGGGAGCTGTCGGAGCAGCGAGAGCAGTTGGTTTAAAAGATGGTGATTACAGCAAATTTGGGGCAAATGTGAGTGACAACGACCACGTAATGACGTTTTTACCACTTCACAACAAAGAGCCTTATGAAACGGCTTATAAAAAATGGAAACAAGAATTAGAATTAATATTAACAAACAAATAA
- the xylA gene encoding xylose isomerase, whose protein sequence is MIVLGDKEYYKGIGQIKFEGKESDNPLAFKYYNPDQVVAGKTMREHFKFAIAYWHTFCGQGSDPFGPGTQQFAWDASSDPYQAAKDKADAAFEFISKMGFDYFCFHDYDLIAEGATFAESEKRLAFITDYLKQKKADSGIKLLWGTSNCFSNPRFMNGAATNPDFNVVARAGGQVKLALDATIALGGENYVFWGGREGYMSLLNTDMGRELDHMAQFLAMSRDYARAQGFKGTFFIEPKPMEPSKHQYDFDSATAIGFLKNYGLDKDFKINIEVNHATLAQHTFQHELEVAAKAGMLGSIDANRGDYQNGWDTDQFPNNIQETTEAMLVFLKAGGLQGGGVNFDAKIRRNSTDLEDVFLAHIGGADTFARALLTADKIITSSPYEKLRKERYSSFDSGKGKDFAEGKLNLKDLYTIAHENGELNLQSGKQELFENIINQYI, encoded by the coding sequence ATGATAGTTTTAGGAGATAAAGAATACTACAAAGGTATTGGCCAAATTAAGTTTGAAGGAAAAGAATCTGACAATCCTTTGGCATTTAAATATTACAATCCAGATCAGGTTGTAGCTGGAAAAACAATGCGTGAGCACTTTAAATTTGCGATTGCTTACTGGCATACTTTCTGCGGACAAGGAAGCGATCCATTCGGACCAGGAACACAGCAGTTTGCTTGGGATGCTTCATCAGATCCGTATCAAGCAGCAAAAGATAAGGCAGACGCTGCTTTTGAATTTATCAGTAAAATGGGATTCGATTATTTCTGTTTCCATGATTACGATTTGATTGCTGAAGGAGCAACTTTCGCAGAATCAGAAAAACGTTTGGCTTTTATTACAGATTATTTAAAACAGAAAAAAGCAGATTCTGGAATTAAATTGCTTTGGGGAACTTCAAACTGTTTCTCAAACCCAAGATTCATGAACGGAGCAGCTACAAATCCAGATTTTAATGTAGTAGCAAGAGCAGGTGGACAAGTAAAATTAGCACTTGACGCGACAATCGCTTTAGGCGGAGAAAACTACGTGTTCTGGGGCGGTAGAGAAGGTTATATGTCTTTGCTAAACACAGATATGGGAAGAGAATTAGACCACATGGCGCAATTCTTAGCAATGTCAAGAGATTACGCAAGAGCGCAAGGTTTTAAAGGAACTTTTTTCATCGAGCCAAAACCAATGGAACCATCTAAACACCAATACGATTTTGACTCAGCTACAGCAATCGGATTCTTGAAAAATTATGGTTTAGATAAAGATTTCAAAATCAATATTGAGGTAAATCACGCAACTTTGGCACAACACACTTTCCAACACGAATTAGAAGTTGCGGCAAAAGCAGGAATGTTAGGAAGCATCGATGCAAACAGAGGTGACTACCAAAACGGTTGGGATACTGACCAATTTCCAAATAACATTCAGGAAACTACTGAAGCGATGTTGGTTTTCTTAAAAGCTGGCGGATTGCAAGGTGGAGGAGTTAACTTTGATGCTAAAATCAGAAGAAATTCTACAGACTTAGAAGATGTTTTCTTAGCGCACATTGGTGGAGCTGATACTTTTGCTAGAGCTTTACTAACGGCAGATAAAATCATCACTTCTTCTCCTTACGAAAAATTAAGAAAAGAAAGATACAGCTCTTTTGATTCTGGAAAAGGAAAAGATTTTGCTGAAGGAAAACTAAACCTTAAAGATCTTTACACTATCGCTCACGAAAATGGAGAATTAAATCTTCAGAGCGGTAAACAGGAATTGTTTGAAAATATCATCAACCAATATATTTAA
- the fsa gene encoding fructose-6-phosphate aldolase: protein MKFFIDTANLEDIREAQSLGVLDGVTTNPSLMAKEGITGKENILKHYLDICNIVDGDVSAEVISTDFDGMVREGEELATLHPQIVVKLPMIGDGVKACKYFSSKGIRTNVTLVFSAGQALLAAKAGATYVSPFLGRLDDVSTDGMNLIAEIREIYDNYDYQTQILSASVRHTMHIINCAKIGSDVMTGPLSAIKGLLKHPLTDIGLKQFVEDAKKMNL, encoded by the coding sequence ATGAAATTTTTTATTGATACAGCAAACCTCGAAGACATTCGCGAAGCACAATCGCTTGGCGTTCTCGATGGCGTAACCACCAATCCGTCGTTAATGGCCAAAGAAGGAATTACCGGAAAAGAAAATATCTTAAAACACTATCTGGATATTTGTAATATTGTTGACGGAGATGTTTCTGCTGAGGTAATCTCAACTGATTTTGACGGAATGGTTCGTGAAGGCGAAGAACTTGCCACTTTACATCCGCAGATTGTGGTGAAATTACCCATGATTGGTGACGGTGTAAAAGCCTGTAAATATTTTTCTTCAAAAGGAATTCGTACCAATGTAACTTTAGTGTTTTCGGCTGGTCAGGCATTATTAGCTGCAAAAGCTGGAGCAACTTATGTTTCTCCATTTTTAGGAAGATTAGATGATGTTTCTACAGACGGAATGAATCTAATTGCCGAAATAAGAGAAATCTACGATAATTATGATTATCAAACTCAGATACTTTCAGCTTCTGTTCGACATACAATGCATATTATCAATTGTGCCAAAATAGGATCGGATGTAATGACCGGACCATTATCGGCAATTAAAGGATTATTGAAACATCCATTAACAGATATTGGCCTGAAACAATTTGTTGAAGATGCTAAAAAAATGAATCTCTAA